A single Streptomyces mirabilis DNA region contains:
- a CDS encoding streptophobe family protein — protein MSIDTAGHGRRLPWGDVLLSAIASVSWALIAMAGTAALGLHLVGADAAGSLGPMTAAVVALGANGAVKPSGDVSAFGLKGAQAHTAIQITPLGVGLVGALLLSFFFLRSLRGAGVVIAPSELLARAGAVVVLFVATLGGLAWAGHDIITIDGSKLGLDRVTGGGGLGNITDKLPGGLGDLGGLLPGKIGDLVHAQAAVGFTVDTVPTLLGGAAWAAGILVISLLASRRTPLPRGWEGVHRMVRPAASALVTVFLVAVLAGLAAAAYAAIGDPHPKLIAGAALLGAPNGVWLGIPIGLFVPWDGKATGELAKLLPHPLDRLLSVNSDQPVTLGRLAELDGRVWLLGVATAVMMLFAGVLAASRTPFVRGQGAASVGTPTAPDVRGGGALGFAGRCALRLGIVTALALPLLAWLTDVSVDASLSVFGIDAFGAGIRLHGHLGMALLLGAAWGAGAGAAGALLAYTSGAAGRRAAPLALGDAGPPVTAPAPDLSGQSGPYAPSAPYRPANPDTNPYLRLPDALREPADGRPSERPRSPDDVYGAPTVVRPMAPPPGPQKRRPRGRNVPPPPQPPPDQGPSAPPGPGRQN, from the coding sequence ATGAGCATCGACACCGCGGGACACGGCAGGCGACTGCCGTGGGGGGATGTGCTGTTGTCCGCGATCGCCTCGGTGAGCTGGGCGTTGATCGCGATGGCGGGCACGGCCGCGCTCGGTCTGCATCTGGTCGGCGCGGACGCGGCGGGCTCGCTCGGGCCGATGACCGCGGCGGTGGTGGCCCTTGGGGCCAATGGTGCGGTCAAACCGTCCGGCGATGTGTCGGCCTTCGGTCTGAAGGGGGCACAGGCGCACACGGCCATACAGATCACGCCACTGGGTGTGGGACTGGTGGGCGCGCTCCTGCTCTCCTTCTTCTTCCTGCGCTCCCTGCGCGGGGCGGGAGTTGTGATCGCGCCGTCCGAACTCCTCGCGCGCGCGGGCGCGGTGGTCGTGCTGTTCGTGGCGACGCTGGGCGGGCTCGCCTGGGCCGGGCACGACATCATCACGATCGACGGGAGCAAGCTCGGCCTCGACCGGGTGACGGGCGGCGGCGGCCTCGGGAACATCACCGACAAGCTCCCCGGCGGGCTCGGGGACCTCGGCGGACTGCTGCCCGGCAAGATCGGCGACCTGGTGCACGCGCAGGCGGCCGTGGGCTTCACCGTCGACACGGTGCCCACGCTGCTCGGCGGCGCGGCCTGGGCGGCCGGAATCCTGGTGATCTCCCTGCTCGCCTCCCGGCGCACCCCGCTGCCGCGCGGCTGGGAGGGCGTGCACCGGATGGTGCGCCCGGCCGCGTCCGCGCTGGTCACGGTGTTCCTGGTGGCGGTCCTCGCGGGCCTCGCGGCGGCGGCGTACGCGGCGATCGGTGATCCCCATCCCAAGCTGATCGCGGGCGCCGCGCTGCTCGGCGCGCCCAACGGGGTGTGGCTCGGCATCCCGATCGGCCTCTTCGTGCCCTGGGACGGCAAGGCCACCGGCGAACTCGCCAAGCTGCTCCCCCACCCGCTGGACCGGTTGCTGAGCGTCAATTCCGATCAGCCCGTCACCCTGGGCCGGCTCGCCGAACTCGACGGACGGGTGTGGCTGTTGGGGGTCGCGACCGCGGTCATGATGCTGTTCGCGGGCGTCCTCGCCGCCTCGCGTACGCCTTTTGTACGGGGGCAGGGTGCGGCTTCGGTGGGAACACCGACTGCTCCCGATGTACGAGGAGGGGGCGCCCTCGGTTTCGCCGGGCGCTGCGCTCTTCGGCTCGGCATCGTGACGGCGCTTGCGCTGCCGCTGCTGGCGTGGCTGACGGACGTGTCCGTGGACGCCTCGCTCTCGGTGTTCGGCATCGACGCGTTCGGTGCCGGAATCCGGTTGCACGGGCATCTGGGCATGGCGCTGCTGCTCGGCGCCGCCTGGGGTGCGGGCGCGGGGGCGGCGGGGGCGCTGCTGGCGTACACGAGTGGGGCCGCGGGGCGGCGGGCGGCGCCGCTGGCACTGGGTGACGCGGGTCCCCCGGTCACCGCGCCCGCCCCTGACCTCTCCGGGCAGAGCGGACCGTACGCCCCGAGCGCGCCGTACCGGCCGGCGAACCCCGACACCAATCCCTATCTGCGACTGCCCGACGCACTGCGGGAACCCGCCGACGGTCGGCCGTCGGAGCGGCCGCGCTCGCCCGACGACGTGTACGGCGCACCGACGGTCGTCCGGCCGATGGCGCCGCCACCCGGACCACAGAAGCGGCGGCCACGGGGGCGCAATGTGCCGCCTCCGCCGCAGCCGCCGCCCGACCAGGGACCTTCCGCGCCGCCGGGGCCGGGGCGGCAGAACTGA